A genomic region of Phycisphaerae bacterium contains the following coding sequences:
- a CDS encoding U32 family peptidase translates to MSATPTTVPELLAPAGDWDALRAAVANGADGVYFGLESFNARQRAQNFTRAALPEIMAYLHGHNVKGYVALNTLIFSAELPQAVAYAEALATAGADAVIVQDLGLVRLLQRVVPTLPIHASTQMTQTAAGGIAYLQALGVSRVIVARELTLAELTTLVHASPLPLEVFVHGALCISYSGQCLASEALWSRSANRGLCAQACRLPYHLIVDGRPLEQSHREYLLSPHDLAAHALLPKLVALGIAAFKIEGRLKSAHYVAAATQVYRAALDAAVQRRPFVISPAQQADLTQSFSRGFGHGFLEGVNHQTLVPGACPRNRGVCVGTVVARVAQGVKIELTDPPPVPPLKPGDGVVFDPGHPDQNEQGGRIYTVAPVRHAQRGAAMQVLLTFGRGDVSLAALRNGCRVWRTDDPTLRRKLETSFGRDVVVRRVPIHVRIEAAAGQVLAVTVRDEAGRTARVCSDAALEPARRHSLTVGLIREQFARLGDTPFALGEVELQGPEGATDSVPVMAPKSVLNQLRRRAVEELGALRAAAARHPIAEPRALEQLRQAAAALLVTPPASSTQPRLHVLVRDGEQFAAVCAWSPPSTALARGTLYCDFESTGDYGRAVAAGRAAGWPVGLATARIVMPSEEGDIEQLAQFAPDAVLVRNLTALRHLRQHAGSLRLIGDYALNIANEIAAAELCAGGLSRITPSYDLNWPRLADLLARIPADACEVVIHQHIPLFHTRHCLFAASLSDGTRCGDCGWHCRSHALHLRDRVGMWHPVLRDPEGRNTVFHAAVQSAAELVPDMRRRGVRHFRVEFLREPAARCRGVLDLYAALVTGEDEPAAVLRRLHALCPAGLGRGAWAATAERTETD, encoded by the coding sequence ATGTCCGCGACGCCGACCACCGTGCCCGAGCTGCTCGCCCCGGCGGGGGATTGGGACGCGCTGCGGGCCGCGGTTGCCAACGGCGCCGACGGGGTCTATTTCGGCCTGGAGAGCTTTAACGCGCGGCAGCGGGCGCAGAATTTCACGCGCGCCGCCCTCCCGGAGATCATGGCGTACCTGCACGGCCACAACGTCAAGGGCTACGTGGCGTTGAACACGCTGATCTTCTCCGCAGAGCTGCCCCAGGCCGTCGCGTACGCGGAGGCGCTCGCGACAGCCGGGGCCGACGCGGTCATCGTGCAGGACCTGGGGCTCGTGCGACTGCTCCAGCGGGTCGTGCCGACGCTCCCCATCCATGCCTCGACACAAATGACGCAGACCGCGGCCGGCGGGATCGCGTACCTGCAAGCGCTCGGCGTCAGTCGCGTCATCGTGGCGCGCGAGCTTACGCTCGCGGAGCTGACCACGCTGGTCCACGCCAGCCCCCTGCCGCTGGAGGTCTTTGTCCACGGCGCGCTGTGCATCTCGTACAGCGGGCAATGCCTGGCCAGCGAGGCGCTCTGGAGCCGCAGCGCCAACCGCGGCTTGTGCGCCCAGGCCTGCCGCTTGCCGTACCACCTCATCGTGGACGGGCGGCCGCTGGAGCAGAGCCATCGCGAGTATCTCCTCAGTCCGCACGATCTGGCGGCGCATGCTTTGCTGCCCAAACTCGTGGCGCTCGGCATCGCCGCGTTCAAGATTGAAGGGCGGCTCAAGAGTGCCCACTACGTCGCGGCCGCGACGCAGGTCTACCGTGCCGCGCTCGATGCCGCCGTGCAGCGCCGGCCGTTCGTCATTTCGCCCGCGCAGCAAGCCGACCTCACGCAGAGCTTCTCGCGCGGCTTCGGCCACGGCTTCCTGGAGGGCGTCAACCACCAGACGCTCGTGCCCGGCGCGTGCCCGCGTAACCGCGGCGTGTGCGTCGGCACTGTCGTCGCACGCGTCGCGCAGGGCGTGAAGATTGAGCTCACCGACCCACCGCCTGTACCGCCACTGAAGCCGGGCGACGGCGTCGTTTTCGACCCGGGCCACCCCGATCAGAACGAGCAGGGCGGACGGATCTACACGGTCGCGCCGGTGCGGCATGCCCAGCGCGGTGCCGCAATGCAGGTCCTGCTGACTTTCGGCCGCGGCGACGTCAGTCTGGCGGCCCTGCGCAACGGCTGCCGCGTGTGGCGCACCGATGACCCCACGCTCCGGCGGAAACTGGAGACCAGCTTCGGCCGTGATGTGGTCGTCCGACGCGTGCCAATCCACGTGCGCATCGAAGCTGCCGCGGGCCAGGTGCTCGCCGTGACGGTGCGCGACGAAGCCGGGCGGACAGCGCGCGTGTGCTCGGATGCCGCGCTCGAACCCGCACGCAGGCATTCGCTGACGGTGGGGCTGATTCGCGAGCAGTTCGCGCGGCTGGGCGATACGCCGTTCGCGCTCGGCGAGGTCGAATTGCAGGGCCCGGAAGGTGCGACGGATTCCGTGCCGGTCATGGCGCCGAAGAGCGTGCTGAACCAATTGCGCCGCCGGGCCGTGGAAGAACTGGGCGCGCTCCGCGCCGCAGCGGCCCGCCACCCAATTGCGGAACCACGTGCGCTGGAGCAGCTCCGGCAAGCAGCCGCGGCACTGCTCGTGACGCCACCAGCGTCAAGCACGCAGCCCCGACTGCACGTGCTGGTCCGCGACGGCGAGCAATTCGCGGCGGTGTGTGCGTGGTCGCCGCCGTCCACGGCGCTCGCACGCGGGACGCTCTATTGCGACTTCGAGAGCACCGGCGACTATGGACGGGCAGTGGCCGCGGGTCGTGCCGCGGGCTGGCCGGTCGGTCTGGCGACCGCGCGCATTGTCATGCCGAGTGAGGAAGGCGACATCGAGCAATTGGCCCAATTTGCACCCGACGCCGTGCTCGTGCGGAACCTTACCGCACTACGGCACCTGCGACAGCACGCCGGATCCCTCCGGCTGATCGGCGATTACGCGCTGAACATCGCGAACGAGATCGCCGCGGCAGAGTTGTGCGCGGGCGGTCTCAGCCGCATCACGCCCAGCTACGACCTGAACTGGCCGCGGCTCGCCGACCTGCTCGCGCGCATCCCCGCCGATGCGTGCGAGGTCGTCATCCACCAGCATATCCCGCTCTTCCACACGCGGCATTGCCTCTTCGCCGCCAGCCTCTCCGATGGCACGCGCTGCGGCGACTGCGGCTGGCATTGCCGGAGCCACGCGCTGCACCTGCGCGACCGCGTGGGCATGTGGCACCCCGTGCTGCGTGACCCGGAGGGCCGCAACACGGTGTTCCATGCCGCCGTCCAATCCGCCGCCGAACTCGTTCCGGACATGCGCCGCCGCGGCGTGCGACACTTCCGCGTCGAGTTCCTCCGCGAGCCGGCTGCGCGGTGTCGCGGTGTGCTGGACCTTTACGCAGCGCTGGTCACAGGCGAGGATGAGCCGGCAGCGGTGCTCCGCCGGCTGCATGCGCTGTGTCCCGCGGGGCTGGGGCGCGGCGCGTGGGCTGCGACGGCCGAGCGGACGGAGACAGACTGA
- a CDS encoding cbb3-type cytochrome c oxidase subunit II → MIRVTQVYPAALLTALAAFAGLVAIPQVQLAGLIPVEDELGDLRPFDPGGRELVGRRAYISLGCVYCHTQQLRPAGCGADIERGWGARRTVARDYIHDQPPLLGTLRTGPDLADIGSRQPSAAWHYLHLLDPQRATPGSIMPPHAFLFRPQAPDQARSLGTLAIPGPRKQEPSQWLPTDEGAALVAYLLSLRCDYDVPEVGP, encoded by the coding sequence ATGATCCGCGTCACGCAGGTTTACCCGGCCGCCTTGCTCACAGCGCTTGCCGCCTTCGCTGGGCTGGTCGCCATCCCGCAGGTGCAACTTGCCGGCCTGATCCCGGTCGAGGACGAGCTGGGCGACCTGCGCCCCTTCGATCCCGGCGGGCGCGAGCTGGTCGGACGCCGCGCGTACATCAGCCTTGGCTGCGTGTATTGCCACACACAGCAGCTCCGACCGGCCGGCTGCGGCGCGGACATCGAGCGTGGCTGGGGCGCAAGGCGGACCGTGGCCCGCGACTATATCCATGATCAGCCGCCACTGCTGGGCACGCTCCGCACCGGACCAGACCTGGCCGACATCGGCAGCCGCCAGCCGAGCGCCGCATGGCACTACCTCCACCTGCTCGACCCGCAGCGGGCCACGCCCGGCTCGATCATGCCTCCGCACGCATTCCTGTTCCGCCCGCAGGCACCCGATCAGGCGCGGTCGTTGGGCACGCTCGCCATACCTGGACCGCGCAAGCAGGAACCATCGCAGTGGCTCCCAACCGACGAAGGTGCGGCGCTCGTGGCCTACCTGCTCAGCCTGCGCTGCGACTACGACGTGCCGGAGGTCGGTCCGTGA
- a CDS encoding HIT family protein: MFDAPAWAARLRGADCPVCGASGARERTWLADLPSGRVLLQDDADFAGYCILYHRRHVAEVFDLRVAERAAFIEDVSRLAAAVAACCRPGKINYAILGNEVPHLHCHVVPRYPTDGWWGQAFSLRPAAQRKPLSPAEYARLQRALRAALTGT, translated from the coding sequence ATGTTCGATGCACCAGCGTGGGCCGCGCGGCTGCGCGGCGCGGATTGTCCGGTCTGCGGCGCGTCCGGCGCGCGCGAACGCACCTGGCTCGCGGATCTCCCCTCCGGGCGGGTGTTGTTGCAGGACGACGCCGACTTCGCGGGCTATTGCATCCTCTACCACCGGCGACACGTGGCCGAGGTGTTCGACCTCCGTGTGGCCGAGCGCGCTGCCTTCATCGAGGACGTAAGCCGGCTGGCCGCGGCGGTGGCCGCTTGCTGCCGGCCGGGGAAAATCAACTACGCCATCCTGGGCAATGAGGTGCCGCACCTGCACTGCCACGTCGTGCCGCGCTATCCGACGGACGGCTGGTGGGGACAAGCGTTCTCCCTGCGCCCGGCGGCCCAGCGCAAGCCACTGTCGCCCGCCGAGTACGCGCGTCTGCAGCGTGCGCTGCGGGCCGCCCTGACCGGCACCTGA
- a CDS encoding cbb3-type cytochrome c oxidase subunit I: protein MIDVPAPHPPDLTAPPTAARLDAASTAVVKTFYATATFWLLIASALGFIVSIKLHTPGFLAGSAYLTFGRLRPAHVNTALYGWAGLAGIGTLLWMQSRLCGVRLPFPGLLIAGGVLWNVAVAGGTLAILCGAGTGVEYLEFPYVWSLVFAAVLGLIVVASLTMLAARTTRPLYVSQWYILAAVLWFPVLYLLANQVIHGGVTRGIPAATANWWFAHNLLGLWFTPLALATAFYLFPVLRGAPLYSHALSLFGFWTLAIFYNWAGMHHLIGGPVPQWLITVSVVGSVLMLIPVIAVSVNLHGTLRGGFALLRANIALRFIVCGALGYTVVSVQGAIQALRSVNEVTHFTHYTVGHAHLGLYAFFTLTMFGAMYASLARLGPRPPLMPQLMRLHFWTCTVGVAFFWGALTIGGLIQGTQMNDADVPFPAIVAATLPYLGARSIAAYLLLLAHLIFAVLLIGLLRRARPAREVRP, encoded by the coding sequence GTGATCGACGTTCCGGCGCCGCACCCGCCTGACCTGACCGCACCGCCGACCGCAGCCAGGCTCGACGCCGCCAGCACCGCCGTCGTGAAGACCTTTTATGCCACTGCCACGTTCTGGCTGCTGATTGCCAGCGCGCTGGGCTTCATCGTCTCGATCAAGCTGCACACGCCCGGCTTCCTGGCCGGCTCAGCGTACTTGACGTTCGGCCGCCTGCGCCCGGCACACGTGAACACCGCTCTCTACGGCTGGGCCGGCCTGGCGGGCATCGGCACATTGCTCTGGATGCAGTCCCGGCTGTGCGGCGTGCGACTCCCGTTTCCCGGGTTGCTGATCGCCGGCGGCGTGCTCTGGAACGTCGCTGTGGCCGGCGGGACGCTGGCAATCCTGTGCGGCGCCGGCACCGGCGTGGAATATCTCGAGTTTCCGTACGTCTGGTCACTGGTCTTCGCCGCGGTTCTCGGGCTCATCGTCGTCGCATCGCTCACCATGCTGGCGGCGCGAACCACCCGCCCGCTCTACGTGTCGCAGTGGTACATCCTGGCAGCGGTGCTCTGGTTCCCCGTGTTGTACCTGCTGGCCAACCAGGTCATCCACGGCGGCGTCACGCGCGGGATCCCCGCCGCCACCGCGAACTGGTGGTTCGCGCACAACCTGCTCGGCCTCTGGTTCACGCCGCTCGCGCTGGCGACCGCGTTCTACCTGTTCCCGGTCCTGCGCGGCGCGCCCCTGTATAGCCACGCGCTGTCGCTGTTCGGCTTCTGGACGCTCGCGATCTTCTACAATTGGGCGGGCATGCACCATCTGATCGGCGGCCCGGTCCCGCAGTGGCTTATCACCGTCAGCGTGGTCGGCAGCGTGCTGATGCTGATCCCGGTCATCGCCGTGAGCGTCAACCTGCACGGCACACTGCGCGGCGGCTTCGCGCTGCTGCGCGCGAACATTGCACTGCGGTTCATCGTCTGCGGCGCGCTGGGCTATACGGTCGTCAGCGTCCAGGGCGCCATTCAGGCCCTCCGCTCGGTCAACGAAGTCACGCACTTCACGCACTACACGGTCGGACACGCTCACCTGGGGCTCTACGCGTTCTTCACGCTGACCATGTTCGGCGCCATGTACGCCAGCCTCGCGCGCCTCGGTCCGCGTCCACCGCTCATGCCCCAGCTCATGCGCCTCCATTTCTGGACGTGCACGGTCGGCGTCGCTTTTTTCTGGGGCGCACTCACCATCGGCGGCCTCATCCAGGGCACCCAGATGAATGACGCCGACGTGCCGTTTCCGGCCATCGTCGCCGCGACCTTGCCGTACCTGGGGGCGCGGAGCATCGCCGCGTATCTGCTGCTGCTCGCGCACCTCATCTTCGCGGTCCTGTTGATCGGCCTGCTCCGCCGCGCACGCCCGGCCAGGGAAGTCCGCCCATGA